The following nucleotide sequence is from Triticum aestivum cultivar Chinese Spring unplaced genomic scaffold, IWGSC CS RefSeq v2.1 scaffold166399, whole genome shotgun sequence.
GCAGGAGCCAAGAACCGGGTGATCCAGGATTGTGTCATCCCCGGAGCACGATAACTGCATACCTGGTGCGCCACATGATGGTGGGTGAGTTGAAAGCCGGAATGGGAACCATATCTCAGGCCCATGTTTGCTGCTGCACCTGTGAGATGAACATCGTTTCGAGAAATCTTCATCATCTGATGCTCCGCCCACATAGGTTTGATGGGTGAGAAGAGATAGCAGTAGCGGCGTGACAAGAAATTTAAGCAAGTCCATGGGATGTATTGGGTATGAAGGTGGAAGAAGAGAAAGCCAGGAGTATAGAAAATCGCTGTTTGCTTTACTTCTGGTGAGGATTGGTTTAGCGGTTGTCTTGAAATTTATGTGCCTGACCCGGAATTCCAGCTGCCACCAAAACCTCTGCCATATGTGTTCTATGGCTCAGAAAGTTCCATGGTTCTATTGCTGTTTAGACCATTCATGCCGTTTCACCACACATATATGCATAATTATCATCTAAAAATCAAACTCGTGAAGTTGATATGGTAAAGCATAAAAAATATGTGCATCCATGTAGCTTGTATAACTATCATTTCGGCCTGGACCACCAATTGTTTCTTGTTAGTCTCCATGTAGTACTTCCCTTCCTAACGATTACATGTTGGCCTTGAAAAAGAAAGGGTTGACTGGATATTCGAGTCAAGCAACAAAAAACAAGAGGAGAGAAGAGGACAGGGCACTGGGAGTGGCGAATACTAAGTCTTGTTGTTATTGGAGCCACAAAAAAACAGCCGGACATGGAAGGTTGTCAAGGACGTGCCTGAATGCACAACCAATATTTCCATGGGCCTTGTTCTGTGTCTTGGAAAATTCCGTGGTCTCTGGAAATAAATGTTGAGAGTATTCTTTTGATTTCACCAGCTGCACATCCCCATTTTTCTTCAATCCTAAATAACTAGTCTTTGACAGAATTGTACACATCTAACTAGATAAAAATTGCAATAAACGCATGAGCTTGACATGGTAAAGCACCATTTGCAGAGGTATGAATTGCGATAAGACTTGATGACTTGTTGTGATAACAGCAAAATTGTAGTCCAGTCACAAGATCATAAAATAATTGACCTGGCGTTATGGAAATGCTTTCAGTTAGTCTTGTAAAGAAAAAGCTTCCACAAGATCATAAATAATTGACCTGGCGTCGGATGCGGTTTAAATGATGTGCATTATAAGTTGTATAATCTGCAGGCAATGGAAACCAGGGGAAATATCAATGCATCTGCCCACATAATCTGCATGTGGTTTGAAGATATTCCGGGGAATTAGTTTCATATTAGAGGGGTTTAGGGAAGTATTTCAACTAGAAGTAGATAAGCACGAGGAATTCGATCAGACTTAGTTTTTCCTCCCTGCAAAACATGCCTTGCTAACTAGTAAACTCAAATTATCTCAAATGAATGATATTttcttattttccattttttgGTCCCTGTTATTTGTCATTTTCTCAAGGCACCGAATTCCATGTTCCATGACTTGGACATGATTGGACCAGTACAGGATGCTATGGTAACACAATTGGACTCTTCTGTTAACCAAGAGGTCGCCAGTCAAGAACATCACCATCACTTAGAAGAGCCAGTAGGTGGTATGTACACAACTTTAGTTGGCAGCCTAGTAGCCAAGTCTCCTAGTCAGCAACATCACAGTCATGTAGAGGTACTAGTTGGCATGTAATTACCATCCTTTGGAGCTCTATTTTTTTACTTTGGCAGCCACTCACTTATTCAGCCATTCATCTGTGCATCTGTGTGTCTTCCATGGCGATGCCCACTGCTCTCAAGGCCTTAACTTTCTTGTTTGTGCTTGCAGTTCTTGCACCAGATCAGTCAGAAGGGCAGCATCATCAGCCTTATTGTCCTTCTTTCTCTTGCGGCCCTTTTAGAAACATATCGTCTCCATTTCGTCAGGCAAGTGATCCACCTGGGTGCGGCTATAAATCTTATGAGCTAGTTTGCGGTGATACAAAGGCTACAATTCGCATCAACAACGTGACATACTATGTGTCTGCCATCAACTACAGTGATTCTTACTTCTGGGTAGTTGATGCCGACATGGATTTATACAGCAGCTACCCTCTACCTCGGTGGAATCAGCCTCCCTCTTCCTTCTGGGAAGTTGATCACAACATGGAAGTCGAATTGGACCCCCTTTCACGTAGACAGTCTTGCTTTATTAAATGCTATCGGGAAGTAAAGGACCATGGTATGTACATGCGTGTTGCTTGCCTTAGCACCAATGATACTTATGTTTACGTGTTAACTGGTTATGATTCTTGTTCTATGGAGTATCTCCAGCCTTCTTGTGGGTATTTGGCCATGACTCCTTCAGCTTGTGACACTCCATTTTGTGAGTACTACGAGCTACTAGAAAATGCAAGTTATGTAGATGTTGTGAAATCCATGAGGAACGGATTTGCCGTCAAATTCCCTTTCTGGTATGACAGGACGAGCAGAAGTATCAAAGAGTGCATAATACGTCAGTTTCGGTGAGTTCAGAATTTTGATATATCTGTATGGAGTGGTTCTATTTGTTGCCTGTATAAGTGGTTTTGATATATCTTATCCCAAAACCATTGAGCCCCCCTGTTCATTCCTTTATGTCTCATTGGATGGTATTGCAGCGACTTGCTGCAAGAGTGTAGTGAAGACGTCAGTAGTTGTGTTCAGCAAATTCTTTTGGTCGATGGAGATTTCTGGTACTGCTCACTTCTTGCAACTGGATTTAGTGATGATGCCTCATCAAACATACCATTTGTCTTCTTCTCTGTCAAGTGGATTGCTGGTAATTCTGAATGTTCTGCTCTTAATTGTAGTTTCTTCATCATCACATCCATGCATGTGTGGACCCACCCATGAAACCTATAGAAACTTGTCTATGCAGTGCTATGCAGGTTTGTGTTGGCACCACTGGCTGTGTTGATCTTCCTCGCCCACAAGTATTGGAAAACGAGGATCACAGTCGATGCTGTCGAGAAGTTCCTCCGAATGCAACAGATGCTAGGTCCAATGAGGTATGCCTACACTGACATCACAGCAATCACAAGCCATTTCAGAGATAAGCTCGGTCAGGGAGGCTACGGGTCTGTGTTCAAGGGTGTGATATTGCCAGGCAATGTTCATGTTGCTGTCAAGATGCTAGAAGGCAATCCTAACTGCAATGGAGAAGATTTCATCAATGAAGTCTCCACCATCGGTAGGATCCATCACGTAAATGTGGTGCGTCTCATGGGATTCTGCTCAGATGAAATGAGGAGAGCACTGGTTTACGAGTACATGCCTCAAGGTTCTCTGGACAAGTACATCTTCTCAGCCGAGAAGAGTTTCTCCTGGGACAAGCTCTCCGACATAGCTTTGGGCATTGCCAAGGGGATCGACTACCTTCATCAGGGTTGTGACATGCAGATTCTGCACTTTGACATCAAGCCACACAACATCCTTCTTGACAACAATTTTGTCCCTAAAGTTGCTGATTTTGGTCTCGCCAAACTATACCCAAGGGACAACAATTTTGTGCCATCGAGAGCCCTACGGGGAACTATTGGGTACATAGCTCCTGAGATGATATCACGGAGCTTTGGTGTCATATCGAGCAAGTCTGATGTTTACAGCTTTGGGATGCTGTTGTTGGAGATGGCTGCAGGAAGAAGGAACGCCGATCCGAATGCAGCGAACTCGAGCCAAGCATACTACCCATCATGGGTGTATGATAGACTAACTGAACAAGAAGTGTGTGAGATATCTCCCGTTGCTGGCATGCATGAGTTGGAGAGGAAGCTGTGCATCGTTGGACTATGGTGCATCCAGATGAAGTCTAATGACAGGCCGACGATGAGCGAGGTCATAGAGATGCTGGAAGGTGGCTTCGAAGGCCTGCAGATACCTTCCAGGCCATTCTTCTGCGACGACGAGCACACCACTGTTCCGGATTCTTACCCTTTGTTATCCGAGCTGACCGAGATCTCGGAGGAGGATGAGATCTCAGATTCTTATGTTTCCCGGGTCCTATGAACTTCTATGTGGAAACATGTAATAAAATCTAGCAGTTAAAGAGGATATATAACTCCAATTGCTTAATTGGTAGTAGAATCTAGAATGTAATCATCTTTCTGGAAGACACATATTATCCGAATATATGAATAACAACTTGTGAAAGCTGAAGTGTTATTTGCGCTTGGTGTTAAAACATTGTCGGCATGAATACGTGTATTGTGGTGATTTAGGCAGAGGCAAACCAAAACATGATGTAAGAAATGCAGAGAAATCTATTTTCGACAGCTGTTGGTCACGATACTTTTCTGCTGCCCCATCCTCTCCTGTATAAACCCTTGTGTAGCCAAAACTTCTGTAAATGCCGAGAAATGTATAATGGTGTTTTGTAGGTCAAAACTTATGTAGTAAGTGTGAACCATTTCCCATTCTTTGTAAAATGGTAGCCCCCAGTCTTTTGTAAGTCGAAATTTCTGTAGTATGTTTACTTCCTCCTGTAGCAAACTTACTCTTCTTGCTCTTGTCAGTGTATGGAGACGATGATGACCGCTAAGCGGAAGAATTCGTATCGACTGCAAATGCAACCTCCTACCGTGTTCACATTTTTTTTTCTAAGGCCAAGTTGTTACAACCATGAATGTGATTGTAGACTTGTTCCCGTCCAGGTCCAGGTCAGTGTATCATCAAgtaaattgcttcaaaaattatgaGTCCTTTGGACCATTACAAATCAGTGGACAGCAGTAGCAACCTCAGCCTCAGGGTAAGAAATTGAGTTGTGGAATTTCAGTCGAGTCGCGATGGACATTATCTCTGGAATTTCAGTCACCTGCAGTCCAGTGTCGCATATATGGAGTACTGCACAGCAGCAGCAACCTCGCCGTCAGCTCAGGGTAAGAAAAATTAAGTTGGATTTCTTGCTGTCACACACATTATGATTTAATTGGCGGTAATTTCAGCCGTATAAAAAACGCACAAATGGCCTCAAAGTTCAGCAGAAAACTACAAGCCAAGAATGAAACCTCCTGCCGTACGTGTTCCTGCGATACGAGTGTGATTGTAGACTCGCTGCCACCCAGTCCCGCATCTTCAGCAGTAGACAGCCGCTGCGAGGACGACGAGTCCTCTGGCTCATATGAACCACTACAAATAACTGGACAGCATCAGCAACCTCGTTCCCATGGCACCTCACTCTCAGGGCAATGAAAGTCCCTGACTCTGTGAAGTTTTAATGTCTCAAGTCTTACGAAATAACCTACTATTATGTTTTCCCAGTCATGTGAAGTTTTATGTGGAAAGATGTAATAATATTTAGCAGTTAGAGGATGTTGATCTCCAACTGTTAATTGAAACGTAATTATCTTCGTGGAAGACACATACTATTCGAGTACATCAGTACATTTGCAATTGGTATTAAAATATTGCTAGCATGAATACAAGGTTGAAGAACTGTAATAAACTTCAGGTGGACACACACAAAAAGCATGGTGTAAAAAATGCAGAGTACTCTGTTTTCTTCAGCTGCTGATGATTGCCGCTGATTGTCACCACATCACTTGATGAATGAAATCCTATTTCCCAGGAAAAAACAGTATGAACCCTTGTGACTGATTAAAAGCTTGGGCTCAGCGTATGAACCCTTGTGACTGATTGCAGAGGAATTTGTGTCGACGGCAGTGTTCACACTTTTATCTTTTTGCTAAGGCTAAGTTCTTGTAACCATAAATGTGAGTGTGTACCTGCAGTCCAGTGTCGCATATGGACCAAAGTAGTGGACAGCAGCAGCCACCTCACCCTCAGCTCAGGGTAAGAAAATTTAAGTTGGTTTTCTTGCTGTCACACGCATTCCTATTACTTCAATGTTCAGTAGAAAACTGCTCTACAAGCCAAGAAATGCAGCCTCCTGCCGTACGCGTTCCTGCAATTACGAGTGCAGTAATCAAGTCCTTGGGGTAAGCAGCCGCTGCGAGGACAACAAGTCCTGTGGCTCATATGAACCACTAAAAATGACTGGACAGCAGCAGCAACCTCGTTCCCAGGGCACCTCGCTCTCAGGGAAAGGAAACTCCAGTCTTTGTCATCCGAATTTCTACAGCAATAATTTCAGATGTGTATACGTCGAAACGACTTGTAGGCCGGGAACAAATTGCTACGGCATTCCGATTTAATCTGGGTTAATGTCAGCCATATAAATAACATCCAAATGCTTTCGCAAAAAAATCATTCAAATGACTTGAAAGTCCATCATAAAACTACAAGCTAAGAATGTAACCTCCTGCCGTATGTGTTCTTCCGAGTACCAGTACAGCCGCAGACTCAGCTGCCGTATATGCCCCGCATATTCAGCAGAGAATTCCAGGCCCAGTATCATCAACATCAAGTAAATTGCTGCAAAACTGACGAGTCCTTCCATTGCAAATCCACTGGACATCAGTGTACCAGAGTCAGTCTCAGGGTAAGTTGGAAACAAACAAAAACTTCCATCAAGTCCAGTAATATAAGCGTTGCAACAACTTGCAATTTAATCCAAGATGCAATGCAAACATAGTCCAGCTGAGAATAACTTGGGAATATAGTTGGGAATTGCAGCTGAGATCCATCCAAAACTCGTGTTGTGTTGGTGTGGCCTCATATCGACCATTGCAAAAGCAATGGACAGCAGTAGCAACCCCAGCCAGTCTCCGTGGACAGCAGGGAATTACAGCAGCTAAGAATTCCTGCAATTTCGACAGTGATTGTAGACTCGCTGTCAGCCTTCACCTGCAAACACTCGGGCTTGTATGAACCACTACAAAATTTCAGTCGTGTAAACAACAAAAGTGAAACCGTGCCTGCGAGAGTTCATTTGGCATCGCACATGTGGAACAATAAACCTGTGAAATTTGCCAATCCAGCACTTCCTGCTTTGAAAAATATATATAGAGAGGAACTTCCTGGAATGCAGTTAGTTCAGACCACATATCCTACAGTGCAGCTGTTATTTCCATCAGCACTGGACTTCTTGTTAATTTCCAGCTATTAGCCTCAAGGCAAATAAAAAAAAAGGAGGGAGCAGGGGTGGATCATGATCACATTAGATCGACGGCGCTTGCATGCTTTCCAAAGCACAGCTGAGAAGCACACTCAAACACACATGTTTTAGCGGTACATGAGGCAAAAATTGTCATGGCTAAAGACAACGAAATCTGACTCGAAATAATAGAAGGGTATTCATTCAAAAGCATCTTGCTCATACTACATGAGAAACTTAGCTAGACTAAAGTGCACACTTGGTAAGTTTTTTCAGATAACATAACACTGCCGACCACATTGATGCACGACCAACTCATTGATAAAAAAGAAACTGCAGCAGCCCTTTCTTCACCCTGGAGAACACAAAAGTGTTAATCTCCACGTAACCCAGTATAAATAAAGATAAAATTTAGCAGAAGCACATATGAACAAGATGCATGTACAAACTCATGATCAGCTGTGTGTGTAAGAATTATTATTAGTATGTGTGAATCCCAATAGCCGAATGATTAGTAGTTTGAGGGTGCATGCCCAGATTGGCTGCCAGATATTTTCCAAAGAGAGAATCAAACAGTTCAAATTTTACAAACTATGTTCACAACACTGGTGTAGTGTCTCCTACTCATGGAAGACAAGGTGATGGAAACTCCCTGGCTGGCTCTGTGCAGCGTGAAGAAGCTATGGGCTGTCGGTCTGCTAGGACCTGGGACGCCGGAGGCAATGGGGTCCAGGAACATGCTCAAGCTGTTGTTCCGAAAAAAAGCTTAGCAGCTGCTATTTAAGAAGCGTAGCTGTTATCTCAGGAGCGTAATATCCATTCAATTTTGCTGAGCCTTTTTTATGTTGTGCTAAGCTGAATTTGGTCTGCTGAGTTTTTCTGCCTGCTAAGGCAGTTGCAGGCGCTTAAAAGAATGATGTTACTGATGTTCCattttccatttaaataaatggaatGGGGCGTGAGCCTTTTGATCTATCAAAAAACGTGTGTACAAACTCATGATCAACTCAGCAACATAAAGAAGACCTATTGGCTATATCTCCTAGGAATATCAATGACAACAAAACAAACCTTCAGCCTTTACACATGAATTTGTTGGGTGACGGAGTTGAATGATGTGACTGGTGTTTGAAATGACAAGATGTGCTACTAATATATTGTTGTCAGCTATAGATTCCAGAACAACTAAACCAAGAGAGAACTTCaggcatataatattttaattgcttgtctatgttattacCATGTGTGAATCACTATAGCCGAAAGGACAGTAGTTTGAGGATGCATGCTAACCATAAAAATATCCTTCTTACCCGGTGAACCATTCAGCACATCAAAACAGAATGTCATCCTATGTATGGGATCCATCACATCCACCAACAATGGTTGTGCCTACAAGCATAAGGCATGCATTTAATAAAATTCCAAAAAAAGACAAATGGGTATGAGAAGGCAACAGTGAGTCGTCTGTTACATAGATGAATTGACAAATATAAAAAACAACAACTCACTTTTGTATTTATGTTTTATAGCTCGCTACTCTACTCATACTGCCAACAGATAAAACCATACATGTTGCATTTTGCAAGGGATGTTCTTGAAAGCAGTATacatagctactccctccgtcccataatataggacgttttttgacacgtcttacattataggacggagggagtacctcataaTGAGAAATTTAGCTCATAAGAAAGCAATACACTGCCTATAATTTATCTCATGTATACTCTTCCCCCATCATATGTCAAGAATACAAAATAAAAGGTGCCAAAACTCATAAACATCACCGACAAAAGTAATCTTGAGTATTCAAACTAAATAAATAGGGCATGATTAGAGATAACAAACACTGGGGGAAAAAGTGGTATAGATGTACTAGTCACTTGTAGGACAGTATTGAGCAAGTGACAAGGAAAACTACTATTCCTGAAGGTACGCTTTCAGTGAAAGTTCTTTTATGGAGTTAAGAAAAATAGGATGATTAGAAGTACTAGAAAAAGAATATAGCTAGTTGAGTTGCCAAACATGCCAAATGAGTAAACCATTTGGCATTTGAATTCACATTGCTACACATTTCATTTGATATTTGATTTGTTATCTTGCAAGGATGAAGACAACTATATTGAATGATAACACAATGTACAACTATATTAAGTGAAACAGTATTGTTACAAGTTCGTCTATATAGCGAAGGTATTCGAGCATCTATGTAAAAACATATCAAGACTAGGTTAATCCTACAATGCAAGGGCTAATGAAGAACAATCACCTGGTATATAGAAACTCTTGAAAGAATAATATCAATTAACATAATGGGCTTCACAAAGTTTCTTAGATTGCATTGACTTAAGTTGAACCACATAGACACTGGTGCCCACATGGAGAAATATATCATCAGTATCCTCAACATATCTCAGTCTACATAACTCTGGACTCTCTCCTTCAAACCCATGGGGGATTCCATGAATGTTATGCATATCAATGGTCTTCCAGAGGACCCATTTGGCAACACCCTGACAATTAACCTTCCTTTGCCACATTTGAATGTTATAGTAATAGTGAGACAATATGGCAAGACCAAATGCGCCATCCATGATCTCGATGACCTCACACATGTCAAAGCAGTCACGGGCATCATTTATAGTGCGAGGAGGAGGAGCTTTGATCAAAGCTAGGCTCTGACCTTCCAAATCAAACTGAAAAATGTAATCATCGCACGACCAGTAAAGTGCATTACCAACTAATGACCCATGTGTACCAGTATCATGAAGCTGACATGGAGTCGGTGTTGAGATGAGGTCACCCCATATGCCAGTCTCCGAGTAGTAAACACGTGCTAAGGCAATCTGTGGACCAATAAGGTATCTGCCCATGGACAGCAAGACCACCTTGAATGGGCTCGAGTGGCAGCTTCCGTGCACATGGTTGTGGTCGGCAGCAGCGCAGAGCACCGCCCCATTGACGTAGCAGCCGCTCTTGAACTCAGGTGGAACTTGCACGCGGTGCTCCTCGCCCGTGATGGGGGCAATGACAATAATCTCTTGCTGCAGCGAGCGTATGATGAGGAGGCGACCGTGGCGGCACCCGAGCAGTCGAAAACCGCCGAACCCCGTGCCACTGCGACTGTCAATGCCGTGGAGCCGCACGTCGAAGCGCTGACGAGGGATGCGGTCGGGAGGGTCCAGGAATGGGGATGGAGCGGCGTGCTGCGGCGGCGGGCCACTGCTTCGCCTGCCTCACCCGCTTGGGTATGTGGATGGAGACACGCGCAGCGGTGGCGGGCGATTCCGGCGGCATTCATCTGGGCGGCGCCAAGACCAAGACCTAGCTAGCTGGGGGAGAGGAGATGAATGGGGAGTGGCGTCGATTTGGTCTCGTCCGTCTGctgcttttttttcttcttcttttgtttcgGGGTAGGGTAGTGGGGACTGGAGTCTCGTTGAGTTGCATCTTCAGTTCCGTCCGAgatttactcttcttcttcttcttttctccaAGCAACATCTCAATTGTACAATTTCCTTACAAgatgtttcttttttgttttcattgACGCCGATTTTCTCACCAGATGTTAATTCTTCATCTCACTTAATTAGCTTCTTCACGTTGATGTTTGTCCACAAGAAGGATGGTCGTTGCCCAAGCCAAAGTATGCAGGTACGACACAACAACAACAGGGGCTCCAAAATGGTGGCTAGGTGAACATTTTGGAGGATGCTTAGAAGGATGCctatttaccgaaaaaggctttcgccccgctttataaataaagcaaaggTCATCAACAACCCGGTACAACCACACGCCACCATAACACACGCATACACACCCAAGGccggatacataggcgctgagcgcagcaacactacTCCTAACACTACCACCGcaaagagatgaagccgcatacgacgaaccgtgggctccaatGCGGTGCCTTCAGGAAGaatacgacaccggagcgccgtcACCGCCCGATCCAaagatcagagtttcccctggagtcg
It contains:
- the LOC123172388 gene encoding rust resistance kinase Lr10-like isoform X1, yielding MAMPTALKALTFLFVLAVLAPDQSEGQHHQPYCPSFSCGPFRNISSPFRQASDPPGCGYKSYELVCGDTKATIRINNVTYYVSAINYSDSYFWVVDADMDLYSSYPLPRWNQPPSSFWEVDHNMEVELDPLSRRQSCFIKCYREVKDHGMYMRVACLSTNDTYVYVLTGYDSCSMEYLQPSCGYLAMTPSACDTPFCEYYELLENASYVDVVKSMRNGFAVKFPFWYDRTSRSIKECIIRQFRDLLQECSEDVSSCVQQILLVDGDFWYCSLLATGFSDDASSNIPFVFFSVKWIAVLCRFVLAPLAVLIFLAHKYWKTRITVDAVEKFLRMQQMLGPMRYAYTDITAITSHFRDKLGQGGYGSVFKGVILPGNVHVAVKMLEGNPNCNGEDFINEVSTIGRIHHVNVVRLMGFCSDEMRRALVYEYMPQGSLDKYIFSAEKSFSWDKLSDIALGIAKGIDYLHQGCDMQILHFDIKPHNILLDNNFVPKVADFGLAKLYPRDNNFVPSRALRGTIGYIAPEMISRSFGVISSKSDVYSFGMLLLEMAAGRRNADPNAANSSQAYYPSWVYDRLTEQEVCEISPVAGMHELERKLCIVGLWCIQMKSNDRPTMSEVIEMLEGGFEGLQIPSRPFFCDDEHTTVPDSYPLLSELTEISEEDEISDSYVSRVL
- the LOC123172388 gene encoding rust resistance kinase Lr10-like isoform X2; its protein translation is MDLYSSYPLPRWNQPPSSFWEVDHNMEVELDPLSRRQSCFIKCYREVKDHGMYMRVACLSTNDTYVYVLTGYDSCSMEYLQPSCGYLAMTPSACDTPFCEYYELLENASYVDVVKSMRNGFAVKFPFWYDRTSRSIKECIIRQFRDLLQECSEDVSSCVQQILLVDGDFWYCSLLATGFSDDASSNIPFVFFSVKWIAVLCRFVLAPLAVLIFLAHKYWKTRITVDAVEKFLRMQQMLGPMRYAYTDITAITSHFRDKLGQGGYGSVFKGVILPGNVHVAVKMLEGNPNCNGEDFINEVSTIGRIHHVNVVRLMGFCSDEMRRALVYEYMPQGSLDKYIFSAEKSFSWDKLSDIALGIAKGIDYLHQGCDMQILHFDIKPHNILLDNNFVPKVADFGLAKLYPRDNNFVPSRALRGTIGYIAPEMISRSFGVISSKSDVYSFGMLLLEMAAGRRNADPNAANSSQAYYPSWVYDRLTEQEVCEISPVAGMHELERKLCIVGLWCIQMKSNDRPTMSEVIEMLEGGFEGLQIPSRPFFCDDEHTTVPDSYPLLSELTEISEEDEISDSYVSRVL